The following are encoded in a window of Athene noctua chromosome 29, bAthNoc1.hap1.1, whole genome shotgun sequence genomic DNA:
- the RUSC1 gene encoding AP-4 complex accessory subunit RUSC1 isoform X1, whose product MLAPKKGLLCNLNHIHLQHISLGLHLSRHPELQETSGSMGGGEQTSCSDCPENCEQVDANSNNPSLKCQCCESHTQQLVTLGLQNQAAQEDFSCLHDGEKVASPCDPPCDLASSTSSSSSVSSCSDFSLDDSPVSVYCKGFSREESQSPENQPNISPAEDTHDGKLLADQGRTCDGRDANLNPPVPQRPDTVAGESPDSLCSGHSLDSQSDEPPPSMAAQETTSICADLDPNCNPLPDGDTEPPAPPVPGRWDPGLSRAPEPRPRAGSLPPPVPPRPRRRLQVLSGHRAEQLPLPARTAELELGSGDLCRDVGKKTITSFHELAQKRKRNAAGPALAQARADRSDWLIVFSPDTELPPPSELLSGTTGQEPARPQLQPDWPPRPPGSRQREVTTFKELRYRSASSKPKGQPAGERAEPAAAQHPSAALEAAVGSEGSGWVPPAPLGGQLLAPADSHQLKRRRPRPGLQPIAEGQPGDAEEGGLPPRSCFPGEKGLGSGRGEDAPGRRLGGAGGDLWVPGTVERRDEACKEARPSPPAAGPAPGAAGGSTEGARRPRGEQKKALLIAVSAAVDKIIAHFSAARNLVQKAQLGDSRLSPDVGYLLLHTLCPALYALVEDGLKPFQKDVITGQRKNSPWSVVEASVKTGPNTRSLHSLCWHVAGLAPLSSTRQKFHAFILGLLNIKQLELWISQLQKSPGVISVLYSPTAFFALSQGPFPHLADELLLLIQPLSVLTFHLDLLFEHHHLSMDVRPLSRRLESPLSPARHSAQAQGAVQPARGGQSGAGGTSLEEEMPPDALGRAASAEGSTRSQAQAAARGLVPAPQVGVALQQTLQHVLRWGDQLSRAFLGADGSPETPRSEAGPRDAGAGLSGWWGQLSQASRIYAAPSKEKVPFIWWTKLRTAAGESSPGLAARSQTSMNEPRGTELQLLQTKGVPELPSPKATSSADTSGTSSPEDLVLSAGAGAPTNDPIAGEKLLPVSPEPRANGDRAAPSDPEAGGPPGPDKGSWLGRLFGATSPSARSFPPNPDTTSAKSRRPSSWLSPSARVLAAVVKGLASEKTRVPEPERNVSASPQSHRAVRALCDHLGTADGHLSFQKGDILQLLSTVDEDWIRCCHGNSTGLVPVGYTSLIL is encoded by the exons ATGCTGGCTCCAAAGAAAGGCCTGTTGTGCAACCTCAACCACATCCATCTGCAGCACATCTCCCTGGGGCTGCACCTCTCCCGGCACCCAGAGCTGCAAGAGACCTCTGGCTCCATGGGTGGGGGAGAGCAGACCAGCTGCAGCGACTGCCCAGAGAACTGTGAGCAAGTGGATGCCAATTCCAACAACCCCTCCTTGAAATGCCAGTGTTGCGAGTCCCACACTCAGCAGCTGGTGACGTTGGGTCTCCAGAACCAGGCAGCTCAAGAGGATTTCTCCTGCCTGCATGATGGGGAGAAGGTGGCTTCCCCCTGTGATCCCCCTTGTGATCTggcttcctccacctcctcctcctcctctgtcagTAGCTGCTCGGATTTCAGCTTGGATGACTCCCCAGTCTCCGTGTACTGCAAGGGGTTCTCCAGAGAAGAGTCCCAGTCCCCTGAAAATCAGCCCAACATCAGTCCCGCAGAAGACACCCACGATGGCAAGCTGCTGGCTGACCAGGGTAGGACGTGTGATGGAAGAGATGCCAACCTCAACCCCCCGGTGCCCCAGAGACCAGACACCGTGGCCGGAGAGAGCCCGGACAGCCTCTGCAGTGGCCACTCGCTTGACTCCCAGAGTGATGAGCCCCCTCCCAGCATGGCAGCGCAGGAGACCACCAGCATCTGCGCTGACCTAGACCCCAACTGCAACCCCCTCCCCGACGGTGACACTGAGCCTCCAGCACCGCCCGTGCCGGGCCGGTGGGATCCTGGTCTGAGCAGAGCTCCGGAGCCACGGCCCCGGGCTGGCAGCCTCCCCCCGCCCgttcccccccggccccggcgacGGCTCCAGGTTCTCAGcgggcacagagcagagcagctgcccctgcccgCACGGACGGCGGAGCTGGAGCTCGGCTCGGGTGACCTCTGCAGAGATGTGGGCAAGAAGACCATCACCTCCTTCCACGAGCTTGcccagaagaggaagaggaacGCGGCTGGGCCCGCTCTCGCCCAGGCCAGGGCTGACCGGAGCGACTGGCTGATCGTATTCTCCCCTGACACggagctgccaccccccagcGAGCTCCTCTCCGGCACCACGGGCcaggagccggcccggccccagcTGCAGCCCGACTGGCCACCGAGACCCCCCGGCTCCCGGCAGAGAGAGGTGACAACGTTCAAGGAGCTGCGGTACCGCAGTGCCTCCAGCAAGCCCAAGGGCCAGCCGGCGGGCGAGCGGGCAGAGCCGGCGGCAGCTCAGCACCCCTCTGCAGCCCTTGAGGCGGCCGTCGGCAGCGAGGGCTCAGGCTGGGTGCCCCCCGCGCCCCTGGGGGGGCAGTTGCTGGCACCTGCTGACAGCCACCAGCTGAAGAGGAGGAGACCCCGCCCGGGGCTGCAGCCCATCGCCGAGGGGCAGCCGGGGGACGCGGAGGAGGGGGGGCTGCCCCCGCGGAGCTGCTTTCCAGGAGAGAAGGGGCTGGGCTCCGGCCGCGGTGAGGATGCCCCGGGTCGGAGGCTCGGGGGAGCTGGCGGGGACCTCTGGGTGCCAGGGACGGTGGAGAGACGAGACGAGGCCTGCAAGGAGG ccaggccctcgccgcccgccgcgggacccgccccGGGCGCAGCCGGGGGCAGCACGGAGGGAGCCCGGCGCCCCCGGGGGGAGCAGAAGAAAG CCCTGCTGATCGCCGTCAGCGCCGCCGTCGATAAGATCATCGCCCACTTCAGCGCCGCGCGGAACCTGGTGCAGAAG GCCCAGCTGGGGGACAGCCGGCTCAGCCCTGATGTGGGTTACCTGCTGCTGCACACCCTCTGCCCTGCGCTCTACGCCCTGGTGGAGGACGGGCTGAAGCCCTTCCAGAAGGATGTTATCACAGGCCAGAGGAAAAATTCCCCCTGGAGCGTGGTGGAAGCCTCCGTGAAGACAG GCCCCAACACCCGCTCgctccactccctgtgctggcacGTGGCCGGGCTGGCCCCTCTCAGCAGCACCAGACAGAAGTTTCACGCCTTTATCCTCGGCCTTTTGAA CATTAAGCAGCTGGAGCTGTGGATCTCTCAGCTGCAGAAGAGCCCAG GTGTCATCTCTGTGCTGTACTCACCCACGGCCTTCTTTGCCCTGAGCCAAGGCCCTTTTCCTCACCTCGCCGATGAACTGCTGCTGCTCATCCAGCCCCTCTCGGTGCTGACGTTCCACCTTGACCTGCTCTTTGAACACCACCACCTCTCCATGGACGTAAGACCTTTGTCCCGTCGGCTGGAGTCACCCCTGTCTCCTGCCCGTCACTCTGCTCAGGCTCAGGGGGCTGTGCAGCCTGCTCGGGGGGGCCAAAGCGGCGCTGGAGGGACCAGCCTGGAAGAGGAGATGCCCCCCGATGCGCTGGGGCGGGCAGCCAGTGCTGAGGGCAGCACAAGGTCCCAGGCCCAAGCTGCTGCGCGTGGGCTGGTCCCTGCTCCCCAGGTGGGGGTCGCCCTGCAGCAGACCCTCCAGCACGTGCTGCGGTGGGGCGACCAGCTCAGTCGGGCTTTCCTGGGAGCTGATGGCTCCCCGGAGACCCCCAGGTCTGAGGCAGGCCCTCGGGATGCCGGGGCTGGCCTCAGTGGCTGGTGGGGCCAGCTGAGCCAGGCCTCCAGGATTTATGCTGCTCCTAGCAAGGAAAAGGTCCCCTTCATCTGGTGGACAAAGCTGCGGACGGCTGCGGGGGAGTCCAGCCCCGGGCTGGCTGCTCGATCTCAGACATCCATGAATGAGCCTAGAGGCACGGAGCTGCAGCTTCTTCAGACCAAAGGTGTCCCCGAACTCCCCAGTCCAAAGGCCACTAGCAGCGCTGACACCTCTGGAACCTCTTCCCCTGAAGACCTCGTCCTGtctgctggagctggagcacCCACCAATGATCCCATTGCTGGAGAGAAACTCCTGCCCGTTTCCCCAGAGCCTCGTGCGAATGGGGATCGGGCAGCACCTTCTGACCCAGAGGCGGGTGGTCCTCCTGGTCCTGACAAGGGCAGCTGGCTGGGCCGGCTCTTTGGAGCCACCAGCCCCTCTGCCAGGAGCTTCCCTCCCAATCCTGACACCACCTCAGCCAAGTCCAG GAGACCTTCCAGCTGGCTGTCCCCCAGCGCGCGCGTCCTGGCCGCGGTGGTGAAGGGGCTGGCGTCCGAGAAGACGCGTGTGCCGGAACCCGAGAGGAACGTGTCGGCCTCTCCCCAGAGCCACAG GGCAGTTCGGGCGCTGTGTGACCACCTGGGCACTGCTGACGGTCACCTGAGCTTCCAAAAAGGGGACATCCTGCAGCTGCTCTCCACCGTGGATGAAGACTGGATCCGCTGCTGCCATGGAAACAGCACTGGCCTAGTTCCTGTTGGTTACACGTCCCTAATTTTGTGA
- the RUSC1 gene encoding AP-4 complex accessory subunit RUSC1 isoform X2, whose protein sequence is MLAPKKGLLCNLNHIHLQHISLGLHLSRHPELQETSGSMGGGEQTSCSDCPENCEQVDANSNNPSLKCQCCESHTQQLVTLGLQNQAAQEDFSCLHDGEKVASPCDPPCDLASSTSSSSSVSSCSDFSLDDSPVSVYCKGFSREESQSPENQPNISPAEDTHDGKLLADQGRTCDGRDANLNPPVPQRPDTVAGESPDSLCSGHSLDSQSDEPPPSMAAQETTSICADLDPNCNPLPDGDTEPPAPPVPGRWDPGLSRAPEPRPRAGSLPPPVPPRPRRRLQVLSGHRAEQLPLPARTAELELGSGDLCRDVGKKTITSFHELAQKRKRNAAGPALAQARADRSDWLIVFSPDTELPPPSELLSGTTGQEPARPQLQPDWPPRPPGSRQREVTTFKELRYRSASSKPKGQPAGERAEPAAAQHPSAALEAAVGSEGSGWVPPAPLGGQLLAPADSHQLKRRRPRPGLQPIAEGQPGDAEEGGLPPRSCFPGEKGLGSGRGEDAPGRRLGGAGGDLWVPGTVERRDEACKEALLIAVSAAVDKIIAHFSAARNLVQKAQLGDSRLSPDVGYLLLHTLCPALYALVEDGLKPFQKDVITGQRKNSPWSVVEASVKTGPNTRSLHSLCWHVAGLAPLSSTRQKFHAFILGLLNIKQLELWISQLQKSPGVISVLYSPTAFFALSQGPFPHLADELLLLIQPLSVLTFHLDLLFEHHHLSMDVRPLSRRLESPLSPARHSAQAQGAVQPARGGQSGAGGTSLEEEMPPDALGRAASAEGSTRSQAQAAARGLVPAPQVGVALQQTLQHVLRWGDQLSRAFLGADGSPETPRSEAGPRDAGAGLSGWWGQLSQASRIYAAPSKEKVPFIWWTKLRTAAGESSPGLAARSQTSMNEPRGTELQLLQTKGVPELPSPKATSSADTSGTSSPEDLVLSAGAGAPTNDPIAGEKLLPVSPEPRANGDRAAPSDPEAGGPPGPDKGSWLGRLFGATSPSARSFPPNPDTTSAKSRRPSSWLSPSARVLAAVVKGLASEKTRVPEPERNVSASPQSHRAVRALCDHLGTADGHLSFQKGDILQLLSTVDEDWIRCCHGNSTGLVPVGYTSLIL, encoded by the exons ATGCTGGCTCCAAAGAAAGGCCTGTTGTGCAACCTCAACCACATCCATCTGCAGCACATCTCCCTGGGGCTGCACCTCTCCCGGCACCCAGAGCTGCAAGAGACCTCTGGCTCCATGGGTGGGGGAGAGCAGACCAGCTGCAGCGACTGCCCAGAGAACTGTGAGCAAGTGGATGCCAATTCCAACAACCCCTCCTTGAAATGCCAGTGTTGCGAGTCCCACACTCAGCAGCTGGTGACGTTGGGTCTCCAGAACCAGGCAGCTCAAGAGGATTTCTCCTGCCTGCATGATGGGGAGAAGGTGGCTTCCCCCTGTGATCCCCCTTGTGATCTggcttcctccacctcctcctcctcctctgtcagTAGCTGCTCGGATTTCAGCTTGGATGACTCCCCAGTCTCCGTGTACTGCAAGGGGTTCTCCAGAGAAGAGTCCCAGTCCCCTGAAAATCAGCCCAACATCAGTCCCGCAGAAGACACCCACGATGGCAAGCTGCTGGCTGACCAGGGTAGGACGTGTGATGGAAGAGATGCCAACCTCAACCCCCCGGTGCCCCAGAGACCAGACACCGTGGCCGGAGAGAGCCCGGACAGCCTCTGCAGTGGCCACTCGCTTGACTCCCAGAGTGATGAGCCCCCTCCCAGCATGGCAGCGCAGGAGACCACCAGCATCTGCGCTGACCTAGACCCCAACTGCAACCCCCTCCCCGACGGTGACACTGAGCCTCCAGCACCGCCCGTGCCGGGCCGGTGGGATCCTGGTCTGAGCAGAGCTCCGGAGCCACGGCCCCGGGCTGGCAGCCTCCCCCCGCCCgttcccccccggccccggcgacGGCTCCAGGTTCTCAGcgggcacagagcagagcagctgcccctgcccgCACGGACGGCGGAGCTGGAGCTCGGCTCGGGTGACCTCTGCAGAGATGTGGGCAAGAAGACCATCACCTCCTTCCACGAGCTTGcccagaagaggaagaggaacGCGGCTGGGCCCGCTCTCGCCCAGGCCAGGGCTGACCGGAGCGACTGGCTGATCGTATTCTCCCCTGACACggagctgccaccccccagcGAGCTCCTCTCCGGCACCACGGGCcaggagccggcccggccccagcTGCAGCCCGACTGGCCACCGAGACCCCCCGGCTCCCGGCAGAGAGAGGTGACAACGTTCAAGGAGCTGCGGTACCGCAGTGCCTCCAGCAAGCCCAAGGGCCAGCCGGCGGGCGAGCGGGCAGAGCCGGCGGCAGCTCAGCACCCCTCTGCAGCCCTTGAGGCGGCCGTCGGCAGCGAGGGCTCAGGCTGGGTGCCCCCCGCGCCCCTGGGGGGGCAGTTGCTGGCACCTGCTGACAGCCACCAGCTGAAGAGGAGGAGACCCCGCCCGGGGCTGCAGCCCATCGCCGAGGGGCAGCCGGGGGACGCGGAGGAGGGGGGGCTGCCCCCGCGGAGCTGCTTTCCAGGAGAGAAGGGGCTGGGCTCCGGCCGCGGTGAGGATGCCCCGGGTCGGAGGCTCGGGGGAGCTGGCGGGGACCTCTGGGTGCCAGGGACGGTGGAGAGACGAGACGAGGCCTGCAAGGAGG CCCTGCTGATCGCCGTCAGCGCCGCCGTCGATAAGATCATCGCCCACTTCAGCGCCGCGCGGAACCTGGTGCAGAAG GCCCAGCTGGGGGACAGCCGGCTCAGCCCTGATGTGGGTTACCTGCTGCTGCACACCCTCTGCCCTGCGCTCTACGCCCTGGTGGAGGACGGGCTGAAGCCCTTCCAGAAGGATGTTATCACAGGCCAGAGGAAAAATTCCCCCTGGAGCGTGGTGGAAGCCTCCGTGAAGACAG GCCCCAACACCCGCTCgctccactccctgtgctggcacGTGGCCGGGCTGGCCCCTCTCAGCAGCACCAGACAGAAGTTTCACGCCTTTATCCTCGGCCTTTTGAA CATTAAGCAGCTGGAGCTGTGGATCTCTCAGCTGCAGAAGAGCCCAG GTGTCATCTCTGTGCTGTACTCACCCACGGCCTTCTTTGCCCTGAGCCAAGGCCCTTTTCCTCACCTCGCCGATGAACTGCTGCTGCTCATCCAGCCCCTCTCGGTGCTGACGTTCCACCTTGACCTGCTCTTTGAACACCACCACCTCTCCATGGACGTAAGACCTTTGTCCCGTCGGCTGGAGTCACCCCTGTCTCCTGCCCGTCACTCTGCTCAGGCTCAGGGGGCTGTGCAGCCTGCTCGGGGGGGCCAAAGCGGCGCTGGAGGGACCAGCCTGGAAGAGGAGATGCCCCCCGATGCGCTGGGGCGGGCAGCCAGTGCTGAGGGCAGCACAAGGTCCCAGGCCCAAGCTGCTGCGCGTGGGCTGGTCCCTGCTCCCCAGGTGGGGGTCGCCCTGCAGCAGACCCTCCAGCACGTGCTGCGGTGGGGCGACCAGCTCAGTCGGGCTTTCCTGGGAGCTGATGGCTCCCCGGAGACCCCCAGGTCTGAGGCAGGCCCTCGGGATGCCGGGGCTGGCCTCAGTGGCTGGTGGGGCCAGCTGAGCCAGGCCTCCAGGATTTATGCTGCTCCTAGCAAGGAAAAGGTCCCCTTCATCTGGTGGACAAAGCTGCGGACGGCTGCGGGGGAGTCCAGCCCCGGGCTGGCTGCTCGATCTCAGACATCCATGAATGAGCCTAGAGGCACGGAGCTGCAGCTTCTTCAGACCAAAGGTGTCCCCGAACTCCCCAGTCCAAAGGCCACTAGCAGCGCTGACACCTCTGGAACCTCTTCCCCTGAAGACCTCGTCCTGtctgctggagctggagcacCCACCAATGATCCCATTGCTGGAGAGAAACTCCTGCCCGTTTCCCCAGAGCCTCGTGCGAATGGGGATCGGGCAGCACCTTCTGACCCAGAGGCGGGTGGTCCTCCTGGTCCTGACAAGGGCAGCTGGCTGGGCCGGCTCTTTGGAGCCACCAGCCCCTCTGCCAGGAGCTTCCCTCCCAATCCTGACACCACCTCAGCCAAGTCCAG GAGACCTTCCAGCTGGCTGTCCCCCAGCGCGCGCGTCCTGGCCGCGGTGGTGAAGGGGCTGGCGTCCGAGAAGACGCGTGTGCCGGAACCCGAGAGGAACGTGTCGGCCTCTCCCCAGAGCCACAG GGCAGTTCGGGCGCTGTGTGACCACCTGGGCACTGCTGACGGTCACCTGAGCTTCCAAAAAGGGGACATCCTGCAGCTGCTCTCCACCGTGGATGAAGACTGGATCCGCTGCTGCCATGGAAACAGCACTGGCCTAGTTCCTGTTGGTTACACGTCCCTAATTTTGTGA
- the FDPS gene encoding farnesyl pyrophosphate synthase — translation MERTNQRGHQPWPRVWPRPRAGHAGSCRRAAARHRLLPPLRTARPGEPRAPAGPPQEAAGHRQRVAAALSGTMSGSGARAAAEREEFLGFFPQIVRDLTEGGLGHPEVGDAVARLKEVLEYNVPGGKCNRGLTVLAAFRELATPAQQDPESLRCALAVGWCIELFQAFFLVADDIMDASLTRRGQLCWYKKEGIGLDAVNDAFLLESSVYRLLKKYCGERPYYLHLLELFLQTAYQTELGQMLDLITAPISQVDLSRFSEQRYKAIVKYKTAFYSFYLPVAAAMYMAGIDNKEEHENAKAILLEMGEFFQIQDDYLDCFGDPALTGKVGTDIQDNKCSWLVVECLRRVTPDQRRILEENYGCKEPEKVAKVKELYDALGMKAAFQEYEESSYQRLQELIEKHAHRLPREIFLGLAQKIYKRQK, via the exons ATGGAGCGAACCAATCAGCGCGGGCACCAGCCGTGGCCCCGcgtctggccccgcccccgcgcggggcacgccgggagctgtaggcgggcggcggcgcgacACCGGCTGCTCCCGCCGCTCCGGACTGCGCGTCCCGGAGAGCCCCGCgcgccggccgggccgccccaGGAGGCCGCAGGGCACCGGCAGCGGGTCGCGGCCGCGCTCTCGGGCACCATGAGCGGcagcggggcgcgggcggcggccgaGCGGGAGGAGTTCCTGGGCTTCTTCCCGCAGATCGTCCGCGACCTGACGGAGGGCGGCCTGGGGCACCCGGAGGTGGGCGACGCCGTGGCGCGGCTGAAGGAG GTGCTGGAGTACAACGTGCCGGGCGGGAAGTGCAACCGCGGGCTGACGGTGCTGGCCGCCTTCCGAGAGCTGGCGACCCCCGCGCAGCAGGACCCGGAGAGCCTCCGGTGCGCCCTGGCCGTCGGCTGGTGCATCGAGCTG TTCCAAGCCTTTTTCCTGGTGGCCGACGACATCATGGACGCGTCCCTCACCCGCCGGGGGCAGCTCTGCTGGTACAAGAAG GAGGGGATCGGTCTGGACGCTGTCAACGATGCCTTCCTCCTCGAGTCGTCTGTGTACAGGCTGCTGAAGAAGTACTGCGGGGAGCGCCCCTACTACCTGCACCTGCTGGAGCTTTTCCTGCAG acTGCCTACCAGACTGAGCTTGGGCAGATGCTGGACCTCATCACTGCTCCCATTTCCCAGGTGGATTTGAGTCGCTTCAGTGAGCAGAG GTATAAGGCGATTGTTAAGTACAAGACCGCGTTCTACTCCTTCTACCTGCCCGTGGCCGCGGCCATGTACATG GCTGGTATTGACAATAAGGAGGAGCATGAGAATGCCAAAGCGATTTTGCTGGAGATGGGTGAATTCTTCCAGATCCAG GATGATTACCTGGACTGCTTTGGGGACCCGGCGCTGACGGGGAAGGTTGGCACTGATATCCAGGACAACAAGTGCAGCTGGCTGGTGGTGGAGTGTCTGCGTCGGGTCACGCCAGACCAGAGGCGGATCCTGGAG GAGAATTATGGCTGTAAGGAGCCCGAGAAGGTGGCAAAGGTGAAGGAGCTTTATGATGCTCTGGGCATGAAGGCTGCTTTCCAGGAGTACGAGGAGAGCAGCTACCAGCGCCTGCAGGAGCTGATCGAGAAGCACGCCcaccgcctgccccgggagatcTTCCTTGGCCTCGCACAGAAGATTTACAAGCGGCAAAAATGA